In Clostridium sp. DL-VIII, the following proteins share a genomic window:
- the nadD gene encoding nicotinate-nucleotide adenylyltransferase, with the protein MKRFGIIGGTFDPIHYAHLYIGYEAKEQLNLDEVIYMPARKQPLKLNNITTDSELRYEMVEAAIEPFTEFSISNYEIQKDGLSFTYETLEYFKRQNNDKNEENELFFITGADCLVTIEKWRKVERIFELATLVVFPRKGMDLEEMRRKKQVLEEKYNGKIIILDLKQLEISSTDIRNRVNTNKRIDFFVPPKVADIIHKNKLYK; encoded by the coding sequence ATGAAACGATTTGGTATAATAGGTGGGACATTTGATCCTATTCATTATGCACATTTATATATAGGTTATGAAGCTAAGGAACAATTGAATTTAGATGAAGTGATTTATATGCCGGCAAGAAAACAGCCACTTAAGTTAAATAATATAACTACTGATTCGGAATTAAGATATGAAATGGTTGAAGCGGCAATAGAACCTTTTACGGAATTCTCTATTTCAAATTATGAAATACAAAAAGATGGACTTAGTTTTACTTATGAGACATTAGAGTATTTCAAGAGGCAAAATAATGATAAAAATGAAGAAAATGAGTTGTTCTTTATAACTGGTGCAGATTGTTTAGTTACTATAGAAAAATGGCGTAAAGTTGAAAGAATCTTTGAATTAGCCACACTTGTTGTCTTTCCAAGAAAAGGAATGGACTTAGAAGAAATGAGAAGAAAAAAGCAGGTCTTAGAAGAGAAATACAATGGAAAAATAATTATTTTGGATTTGAAACAGCTTGAGATATCTTCAACAGATATAAGAAATAGAGTAAATACAAATAAAAGAATAGATTTTTTTGTGCCACCAAAAGTTGCCGATATCATCCATAAAAACAAACTATATAAGTAG
- the asd gene encoding aspartate-semialdehyde dehydrogenase — MSDKLKVGIIGATGMVGQRFLCLLENHPWFEVTVLAASKNSSGMTYKEAVEKRWKMDTPLPEKYKDMIVRDAFEVEEICNMVDFVFCAISLNKEQTKLLEEDYAKHETPVVSNNSANRNVEDVPVLIPEINGVHAEIIESQKKRLGTKRGFIAVKPNCSIQSYVPPINALMEYEPEKILVCTYQAISGAGKTFKEFPEILDNVIPFIGGEEEKSENEPLKVWGKIENGKIVSAKTPVITAQCIRVPVSNGHLAAVYVSFKKKPTKEEIIKAWESFKAPEVVLNLPSAPKQFLKYFTEDNRPQTNLDRDYENGMGISMGRLREDTLFDYKFVGLSHNTLRGAAGGGVLSAEYLKACGYLTAK; from the coding sequence ATGAGTGATAAGTTAAAAGTAGGAATAATAGGAGCTACTGGTATGGTGGGACAAAGGTTTCTATGTCTTTTGGAAAATCATCCTTGGTTTGAAGTAACCGTACTTGCTGCAAGTAAAAATTCATCAGGGATGACTTATAAAGAAGCTGTAGAGAAAAGGTGGAAGATGGATACCCCATTACCTGAAAAATACAAAGATATGATAGTTAGAGATGCCTTTGAAGTAGAAGAAATCTGTAATATGGTTGATTTTGTTTTCTGTGCAATTTCACTTAATAAGGAACAGACTAAATTACTTGAAGAAGATTATGCAAAACATGAAACTCCAGTTGTCTCAAATAATTCAGCAAATAGAAATGTAGAGGATGTTCCAGTATTAATCCCTGAAATAAATGGAGTTCATGCAGAAATCATTGAAAGTCAAAAGAAAAGATTAGGAACTAAAAGAGGTTTTATAGCAGTAAAACCAAATTGTTCAATTCAAAGCTATGTACCGCCAATAAATGCTCTTATGGAATATGAGCCAGAAAAAATTCTAGTCTGCACTTATCAGGCAATTTCTGGGGCAGGTAAAACTTTTAAAGAATTTCCTGAGATTCTTGATAATGTAATACCATTTATAGGCGGGGAAGAAGAAAAAAGTGAAAATGAGCCGCTAAAAGTATGGGGAAAGATAGAAAATGGTAAAATTGTGAGTGCTAAAACACCTGTTATTACAGCTCAATGCATAAGAGTTCCAGTATCAAATGGACACTTAGCCGCTGTTTACGTGAGCTTTAAGAAGAAGCCTACAAAGGAAGAAATAATAAAGGCATGGGAAAGTTTTAAAGCACCTGAAGTTGTTTTAAATCTTCCAAGTGCACCAAAACAGTTTTTGAAGTATTTCACAGAGGATAATAGGCCTCAAACTAATTTAGATAGAGATTATGAAAACGGAATGGGAATATCTATGGGAAGACTTCGAGAAGATACGCTATTTGATTATAAATTTGTAGGTCTTTCTCATAATACTTTAAGAGGAGCAGCAGGCGGCGGTGTTTTATCGGCTGAGTATTTAAAAGCTTGTGGATATTTAACTGCAAAATAG
- a CDS encoding RluA family pseudouridine synthase, with the protein MSILEKQVENIEEGTKIREYLKKELGLSTRLIRSASIDKRIFVNNEVVKMNRILSSGETIKIDLAKDESQDIAPEKMDIDIVYEDEDILVVNKKPFMVVHPTKSYQSGTLANGVINYFMESGQNCIVRLVSRLDMNTSGLIIIAKNQFSHGMLSKEMSDNKVEKRYLAIVHGCMKEKQGTIDLPIYKPEGIENGIKRIIDERGQRSITHYKVVEEFSNSSLVECKLETGRTHQIRVHLSHLGHPIYGDVLYGYGEEEEDLIKRQALHAYGLSFNSPRSGESLSLRAELPDDMKELIKNLKTKMN; encoded by the coding sequence ATGAGCATTTTAGAAAAGCAGGTTGAAAATATAGAAGAAGGTACTAAAATAAGGGAATATCTCAAAAAAGAGCTTGGACTATCAACGAGATTAATAAGAAGTGCATCTATTGATAAAAGGATATTCGTTAATAATGAAGTAGTAAAGATGAACCGAATACTAAGTTCAGGAGAAACAATAAAGATTGATTTAGCTAAGGATGAAAGCCAAGACATAGCGCCAGAAAAGATGGATATAGATATTGTTTATGAAGATGAAGATATATTAGTAGTTAACAAAAAACCTTTTATGGTGGTTCATCCAACAAAAAGTTATCAAAGTGGAACTCTTGCAAATGGTGTAATAAATTATTTTATGGAAAGTGGTCAGAATTGTATAGTAAGATTGGTATCAAGACTGGATATGAATACATCAGGGCTCATCATAATAGCTAAAAATCAATTTTCTCATGGAATGTTATCAAAAGAGATGAGTGATAATAAGGTTGAAAAAAGATATTTAGCAATTGTTCATGGATGTATGAAGGAAAAGCAGGGAACGATTGATTTGCCTATATATAAACCAGAAGGTATTGAAAATGGAATTAAGAGAATAATAGACGAAAGAGGCCAGAGAAGTATAACCCATTATAAAGTCGTTGAAGAATTCAGTAATTCTAGTTTAGTAGAATGTAAATTGGAAACTGGCAGGACTCATCAAATAAGAGTACATTTAAGCCACTTAGGACATCCGATTTATGGAGATGTATTATATGGATACGGTGAAGAGGAGGAAGATTTAATAAAGAGGCAGGCACTTCATGCTTATGGCCTAAGTTTTAATTCTCCAAGAAGTGGAGAGTCCCTTTCCTTAAGGGCAGAACTTCCAGATGATATGAAGGAATTGATTAAAAATTTGAAGACAAAAATGAATTAA
- a CDS encoding D-alanyl-D-alanine carboxypeptidase family protein — protein MKKFLKRLNILLLFLFYATSINAYAETSPPQINAQGSVLIDASTGEVLFGKNEETTFEPASTTKVITALITLEKCSLDDEVTVQEDYTKVGGTGIGLLKGDVLTVRDLLFGLLLDSDNDCANALADHISGNVDEFSKLMNAKAKELGALHTNFKNPSGMPDPEHITTPHDLALFLRAAINNKEYMEISQTPSHTITLKNDSSKTFTVNNKNYLINKNSRYYYQFATTGKNGYTTKANQTYVAAAEKDGHILIASFLNALDKDKNFQDMKDVFDYGFNNYSLVHLYKKGDEISQYNINSKLTIPLISSKDIDYIVPKGQENSVSSEIKVDDKDLSKQSFDKGENILEGTVYVNDKEYTTVDLEAGVSRHYESALPNKDNAPAYVGAIAVCLAGAFGLKRFLKNKFNKSHENK, from the coding sequence ATGAAAAAATTTTTAAAAAGACTTAATATCTTACTCTTATTTTTATTTTATGCGACATCTATAAACGCATATGCTGAAACTTCACCACCTCAAATTAATGCTCAAGGCTCAGTCTTAATTGATGCATCTACAGGAGAAGTATTATTTGGGAAGAATGAAGAAACTACCTTTGAACCAGCTTCAACGACTAAAGTAATAACTGCACTTATCACTTTAGAGAAATGCAGCCTTGATGATGAGGTTACTGTTCAAGAAGACTACACCAAAGTGGGTGGAACTGGTATAGGTCTGCTAAAGGGTGATGTTTTAACTGTACGAGATTTGCTTTTTGGTCTTCTTTTAGATTCTGATAATGACTGTGCTAATGCTTTAGCCGATCATATATCTGGAAACGTAGATGAATTTTCTAAGCTTATGAATGCTAAGGCTAAAGAATTAGGTGCATTACATACAAACTTTAAAAATCCAAGTGGCATGCCAGATCCTGAACATATAACAACACCACATGATTTAGCATTATTTTTAAGAGCAGCTATAAATAATAAAGAATATATGGAAATTTCTCAAACTCCTTCTCATACAATAACCTTGAAAAATGATTCTAGTAAAACTTTTACAGTAAACAATAAAAATTATCTTATTAATAAGAATTCTAGATATTATTATCAATTTGCCACAACTGGTAAAAATGGATATACAACAAAGGCAAACCAAACTTATGTTGCTGCTGCAGAAAAAGATGGACATATACTTATTGCTTCATTTTTGAATGCACTTGATAAAGATAAAAATTTTCAAGATATGAAAGATGTTTTTGATTATGGTTTTAACAATTATTCTTTAGTACATCTTTATAAAAAAGGTGATGAAATCTCACAATATAACATAAACAGTAAACTTACAATACCTCTTATAAGTTCCAAGGATATAGATTATATTGTTCCTAAAGGACAAGAAAATTCAGTATCCTCTGAAATTAAAGTGGACGATAAGGATTTAAGTAAACAATCTTTTGATAAAGGTGAAAATATATTAGAAGGAACAGTTTATGTTAATGATAAGGAATATACTACTGTTGATTTAGAAGCTGGAGTTTCCAGGCATTATGAATCTGCACTTCCAAATAAAGATAATGCCCCAGCTTATGTAGGCGCTATTGCTGTTTGCCTTGCAGGAGCATTTGGATTGAAGCGATTCTTAAAGAACAAATTTAATAAATCACATGAAAATAAATAA
- the obgE gene encoding GTPase ObgE encodes MFIDTAKVFIKSGKGGDGAISFRREKYVPLGGPDGGDGGRGGSIIFQVETGITTLLDFKYKKKFIAESGSNGGGQKCYGKDGESLYIKVPMGTIIREAESNKIIADLSHKGQELVLLRGGKGGKGNVKFATPTKQAPHYAEPGMPGDELNIILELKLLADVGLLGFPNVGKSTLLSMTTKAKPKIANYHFTTLKPNLGVVAVEGIEPFVMADIPGIIEGASEGVGLGIQFLRHIERTRLLIHIVDISGVEGREPFEDFVKINEELKKYSVKLWDRPQIVVANKTDMLYDESVFEEFKKKVQEMGFDKVFKMSAATNEGVDAVMKEAARMLKEIPITELEISEDEMYIPEEKRFTYDISVESNEEEGYNVYVVKGTFVDRLLSAVNVNDPDSLRYFHKVLRNKGIFDELREMGIKDGDMVRLNDFEFEYVL; translated from the coding sequence ATGTTTATAGATACAGCCAAGGTTTTCATTAAATCTGGAAAAGGTGGAGATGGTGCTATTTCTTTTAGAAGAGAAAAATATGTACCTCTTGGTGGACCAGATGGTGGAGATGGAGGAAGAGGTGGAAGCATAATCTTCCAAGTTGAAACAGGAATAACTACATTATTAGATTTTAAATATAAAAAGAAATTTATAGCAGAATCAGGTAGTAATGGCGGTGGGCAAAAGTGTTATGGTAAAGATGGTGAAAGTCTTTATATAAAAGTGCCTATGGGAACCATCATAAGAGAAGCAGAAAGTAATAAAATAATTGCAGATCTTTCACATAAAGGACAGGAATTAGTTCTACTGCGAGGTGGAAAAGGTGGAAAAGGAAATGTTAAATTTGCTACGCCAACAAAACAAGCTCCTCACTATGCAGAACCCGGAATGCCAGGAGATGAATTAAACATAATATTAGAATTAAAATTACTTGCAGATGTTGGTCTACTAGGATTCCCTAATGTAGGAAAGTCAACATTGCTTTCAATGACAACAAAAGCAAAGCCAAAGATTGCAAATTATCATTTTACTACGTTAAAGCCTAATTTAGGAGTAGTTGCAGTCGAGGGAATTGAACCTTTTGTAATGGCAGATATACCAGGAATAATTGAAGGCGCATCAGAAGGAGTTGGTCTTGGAATACAATTCTTAAGACATATCGAAAGAACAAGATTATTAATTCACATAGTAGATATCTCAGGTGTTGAGGGAAGAGAACCTTTCGAAGATTTCGTGAAGATTAACGAAGAATTAAAAAAATACTCTGTTAAACTTTGGGATAGACCACAAATCGTAGTAGCCAATAAAACAGATATGCTCTATGATGAAAGCGTCTTTGAGGAGTTTAAGAAAAAAGTTCAGGAAATGGGCTTTGATAAGGTATTTAAAATGTCAGCAGCTACAAATGAAGGTGTTGATGCTGTAATGAAGGAAGCAGCAAGAATGCTTAAGGAAATTCCGATTACAGAACTTGAAATCTCAGAAGATGAAATGTATATACCAGAAGAAAAGAGATTTACTTACGATATCAGTGTTGAAAGTAATGAAGAAGAAGGTTACAATGTTTACGTTGTTAAAGGTACTTTTGTAGATAGATTACTTAGTGCTGTAAATGTAAATGATCCAGATTCTTTAAGATATTTCCACAAAGTTCTTAGAAATAAAGGAATATTTGATGAGCTTAGAGAAATGGGAATTAAAGACGGAGATATGGTAAGATTAAACGACTTTGAATTTGAATATGTACTTTAA
- a CDS encoding helix-hairpin-helix domain-containing protein, producing MIQELLKDKKKIGISAILIIVMIVLGITYLKSGFKELKKNDTENIFVDDTESINTSVKESNSKKESDNNTDKRAETVQPKDKRIVVEIKGEVKKPDVYMLDENSIIKDLIEAAGGLTENADLNNINRAKKLQDHDLIYIANKNEIVNGTQNVNQSSNNNENESKKVNINNATLEELKTIKGIGDAKAKSIIEYREQNGGFKTIEDIKKVTGIGEKMFETIKEQIET from the coding sequence GTGATACAAGAATTGTTAAAGGATAAGAAAAAAATAGGAATATCAGCTATATTAATTATTGTAATGATTGTATTAGGAATTACATATTTGAAATCTGGCTTTAAAGAATTAAAGAAAAATGATACGGAAAATATTTTTGTGGATGATACAGAAAGTATTAATACATCAGTTAAGGAAAGCAATAGCAAGAAAGAAAGCGATAATAACACAGATAAAAGAGCTGAAACAGTTCAGCCTAAAGATAAAAGAATAGTTGTAGAAATTAAAGGAGAAGTAAAAAAACCAGATGTATATATGTTAGATGAAAATTCTATAATAAAAGATCTTATAGAAGCAGCAGGTGGACTAACTGAAAATGCTGATTTAAACAATATAAATAGAGCAAAAAAACTACAAGATCATGATTTAATTTACATTGCAAATAAAAATGAAATAGTAAATGGAACGCAAAATGTAAATCAAAGTAGTAACAATAATGAAAATGAGAGTAAGAAAGTTAACATAAATAATGCAACATTAGAGGAATTAAAAACAATAAAAGGGATAGGAGATGCGAAAGCAAAAAGTATAATTGAATATAGAGAACAAAATGGAGGATTTAAAACTATAGAGGACATAAAGAAGGTTACTGGAATAGGAGAAAAGATGTTTGAAACAATTAAAGAACAGATTGAAACGTAG
- a CDS encoding LCP family protein yields the protein MRRKNNSKKNIIGVVSKFFKKNNDSTNILEKLILGVIAFIITFFIVSMVSGAYALTKIGSRSMPSSIDPASNEPVNILLIGTDIGNVNQVDNQTDKRTDTIMVLNYNPQNKNLHIVSIPRDTLINVNGKNVKINSAYEIGGYSKIKSEVENLLDININYMVKIDYTAFDEIIDAIGGVDMKIDRNMIYDDPVQNLHINFKAGETVNLDGKKAEEFFRWRENNDGSGFANGDLDRIENQHKFISKVIEKCTSPLMIFRVPKIMSAVGDNVETNMSSVDVLSYGMKFMGLKQENVTMSTIKGTEKTINGESFVVFDKNANKEILAPLTSSSNSKSLISSTSKGDIRIKILNATKINGLAAKVMKQLSNDGYTKIDTGNIELSDKSRILANDSDKSNTIKQDLNIKDIEKKENKPEYNDYDVIIILGKDYEEFGK from the coding sequence ATGAGAAGAAAAAATAATAGCAAAAAGAACATTATAGGAGTAGTATCAAAGTTTTTTAAGAAAAATAATGATTCAACTAACATTTTAGAGAAATTAATTTTAGGTGTAATAGCTTTTATAATTACCTTTTTCATAGTATCCATGGTATCAGGAGCATATGCTTTAACTAAAATAGGCAGTAGATCAATGCCAAGCAGTATAGATCCAGCTTCAAATGAACCAGTAAATATTTTATTGATTGGAACAGATATAGGAAATGTAAATCAGGTAGATAATCAGACAGACAAAAGAACTGATACTATAATGGTATTAAACTACAATCCACAAAATAAGAATTTACATATTGTGTCTATTCCTAGAGATACCTTAATAAATGTTAATGGGAAAAATGTTAAAATAAATTCAGCTTATGAAATTGGTGGATATTCTAAAATAAAATCAGAGGTCGAAAATTTATTAGATATAAATATAAATTATATGGTTAAGATTGATTATACCGCTTTTGATGAGATCATAGATGCAATTGGAGGCGTTGATATGAAAATCGATAGAAATATGATTTATGATGATCCAGTACAGAATCTTCACATTAATTTTAAAGCTGGAGAAACAGTAAATTTGGATGGAAAAAAGGCAGAGGAATTCTTTAGGTGGAGAGAAAACAATGATGGAAGCGGTTTTGCCAATGGAGATTTGGATAGAATAGAAAACCAGCATAAATTTATATCTAAGGTTATTGAAAAGTGTACAAGTCCTCTTATGATATTTAGAGTACCTAAGATAATGTCAGCTGTAGGTGATAATGTGGAAACCAATATGTCAAGTGTTGACGTTTTAAGTTATGGTATGAAGTTTATGGGATTGAAGCAGGAAAATGTAACAATGAGCACAATAAAGGGAACAGAAAAAACTATTAATGGAGAGTCATTTGTAGTTTTTGATAAAAATGCAAATAAGGAAATATTAGCACCACTTACGTCATCATCTAATTCTAAAAGTTTAATATCAAGTACATCAAAGGGTGATATTAGAATAAAAATATTAAATGCAACAAAAATTAATGGATTAGCTGCAAAGGTAATGAAGCAGTTAAGTAATGATGGATATACAAAGATTGATACAGGCAATATTGAACTTAGTGATAAGAGTAGGATACTCGCAAATGATAGCGATAAATCGAATACAATAAAGCAGGATTTGAATATTAAGGACATTGAAAAAAAAGAAAATAAGCCTGAATATAATGATTATGATGTGATTATAATTTTAGGTAAGGATTATGAGGAATTTGGGAAATAG
- the yqeK gene encoding bis(5'-nucleosyl)-tetraphosphatase (symmetrical) YqeK: MLSIGEMKSYLKNNLKENRYIHTLGVADTAKKLAKLNGISEEKAEIAGLAHDVAKNLSKDKMKEMMQENNIFLSEVEENNPNLWHSIVAPIEAKSKLGIEDIDILDAIRWHTTGKIDMSILTKIIYIADMIEPGRDFEGVESLRKITFTSLDEGVYYGLNSSIEILLERNLLIDENTIRARNYFLFHLKLQK; this comes from the coding sequence TTGCTATCTATAGGAGAAATGAAATCATATCTTAAAAATAATTTAAAGGAAAATCGATATATACATACATTAGGAGTTGCAGATACAGCTAAAAAATTAGCTAAATTAAATGGAATCTCAGAAGAAAAAGCTGAAATTGCTGGTCTTGCTCATGATGTAGCTAAAAATTTATCAAAAGATAAAATGAAAGAAATGATGCAGGAAAATAATATTTTCTTATCAGAGGTAGAAGAGAATAACCCTAATTTGTGGCATAGTATAGTTGCACCTATCGAGGCAAAAAGCAAACTTGGAATTGAAGACATAGATATATTAGATGCAATAAGATGGCATACAACAGGAAAAATCGATATGTCTATTTTGACAAAAATTATTTATATTGCGGATATGATAGAGCCAGGCAGAGATTTTGAAGGGGTTGAAAGCTTAAGGAAAATTACATTTACAAGCTTAGATGAAGGAGTATATTATGGGCTAAACAGTAGTATAGAAATTTTATTAGAAAGAAATTTATTGATTGATGAAAATACAATAAGAGCGCGGAATTACTTTTTATTTCATCTAAAGCTTCAAAAATAA
- the yhbY gene encoding ribosome assembly RNA-binding protein YhbY produces MLTGKQRAYLRGLANDLAPIFQIGKNGVEENFLIQLKQALEARELIKIKVLENSGLETRETSDMICKAIKCEGIQAIGNKIVLYKQSSNLKKRKIEIPSK; encoded by the coding sequence ATGTTAACAGGAAAACAAAGAGCTTATTTAAGAGGTTTAGCTAATGACCTTGCGCCAATATTTCAAATTGGGAAGAATGGTGTTGAAGAAAACTTTTTAATACAACTTAAGCAAGCGTTAGAAGCTAGAGAGTTAATAAAGATAAAGGTGTTAGAAAATAGCGGTTTAGAAACTAGGGAAACTTCTGATATGATATGTAAGGCTATTAAATGCGAGGGAATTCAGGCAATAGGTAATAAAATAGTTTTATATAAACAATCAAGCAATCTTAAAAAGAGAAAAATAGAAATACCAAGTAAATAA
- a CDS encoding LysR family transcriptional regulator gives MDFKQLNAFLTISKLQSFTKAADILGYAQSTITTQIKQLENELEVKLFERIGKNVTLTHEGKKLLPYAKQMLKLSSDIKNTVFNKETPSGTLTIGAAESLCVLRLPEILKEYKRLYPEVEVSLKFGSCADFRYFLTDNIIDVAFSLGVKIDSDEFISDVEISEPMLFLAYPGHPLISKKSILPKDIENEPLILTEMGCSYRASLENILTSCDIKPNVAFETGSVQAIKQFTMSGLGITLLPKVAVEDEINSGKLIPLNWEGPNFGIISQVLYHKDKWISPALKEFLRLSKDFMNSYSK, from the coding sequence ATGGACTTTAAGCAGCTTAATGCATTCTTAACAATAAGTAAACTTCAAAGCTTTACTAAAGCTGCAGATATTTTAGGTTATGCACAATCTACTATAACAACTCAAATTAAACAACTAGAAAACGAGCTTGAAGTGAAACTTTTTGAGCGAATAGGCAAGAACGTTACATTAACACATGAAGGAAAAAAACTTTTACCCTATGCAAAACAGATGTTAAAACTATCAAGCGATATAAAAAACACAGTATTCAACAAAGAAACACCCAGCGGAACTCTAACCATTGGTGCTGCTGAATCATTATGTGTATTAAGACTTCCTGAAATACTTAAGGAGTATAAAAGACTTTATCCTGAAGTTGAAGTCTCATTAAAATTTGGCAGTTGTGCTGATTTTAGATATTTTTTAACTGATAATATTATTGATGTAGCGTTTTCATTGGGGGTAAAAATTGATTCTGATGAATTTATATCTGACGTAGAAATTTCTGAACCTATGCTATTTTTAGCTTATCCAGGACACCCGCTTATAAGTAAAAAATCAATACTGCCAAAAGATATTGAGAATGAGCCTCTTATCTTAACAGAAATGGGCTGCAGCTACCGAGCCTCCTTAGAAAACATTCTAACAAGTTGCGATATAAAACCAAATGTAGCCTTTGAAACTGGAAGTGTTCAAGCCATTAAACAATTTACAATGAGCGGCCTTGGCATAACACTACTTCCAAAAGTTGCTGTGGAAGATGAAATAAATAGTGGTAAACTGATTCCTCTAAATTGGGAAGGCCCTAACTTTGGAATAATCTCTCAAGTACTTTATCACAAGGACAAATGGATTTCTCCAGCGCTAAAGGAATTTCTTAGATTATCTAAAGACTTTATGAATTCTTACTCAAAATAG